In the Trichoderma atroviride chromosome 4, complete sequence genome, GTGCAGGTAAGACGTAATAATCCAAGACTGGATCCGGGGTCGCACGCGCTGTGCCTTGGGAAGAGCCGCTGTAGCGTATCCGCAGATCGCATAGCGTGCGCTATAATAGAGTGCGTGCCTTGCCTTAGTAGCCTGCGTTATACTTTGCTAGCGGCCAATAACATGGTGTGTATTGGCACTTTTTGGGGGTAATTTCAAAGGGGCCTTGTTGATGTGCTGGAACGGCTGCTTGGATGAATATTTTGAATAGGTGAGCGCATAcgaatatatatatcttgtCTAAATGTACGGACATTCtgtagcagcggcagcagtgaTGCTACGGGCTATCAAAAATTGACGCCAATATCATGTGGTTCTTAATCCCCAGCGCTACCCCGGCCTAGTAAATCCGCCTTTGTCATCATGCTTAGGTGCTAATGCTACAGTAGCGGTAGATAAACCACCGCGCAGCCTTATCTCGTAAATTCTCaagcttattattttttataagtcAATTATTATTCTTCCCCATTCTCggtgaaaagaaaacaatgcCCCAAGACTCAACCCAAAGCCAGCAGGCCTTCTCGGCCCTCTACCTCCAGAGAGTGACGCAAGAGCTCTCCGAGGACCTGGACAAAGTTCGCAACGCCGACGACTTCAAGGTCGAATCCGTGCCGTTTCTTGTCCACGCGCTACAGCAGGGCGCCCAGCAATTCTCAGCCTCGCAGCAGGGCGCGGTTCTCAAGACCTCTGAGAGCCGTCAAGGCTGAACTTTTCCGGTGCAGAATTGACGTTTGCTGTCCCTCttatacacacacacactctcTCGTCACGGTAAATTTCTCTACGAGGTGGTATCTTATCAGCGATAAGTCTTGATTCGCAGCTAACGCTTTGGACGCAAGATACCCTATAGAGCCGGAAAAAGCTCACATATATATTCATCGCATAGCGTGTCTTGCGTGCTTAAACAGCATGGAACAATATCGGGAGCATTGGTTATTTGGCTATTGGATTTTGTATTGAAAATATGAAGAATAATGATTCCTTACTTGTGCTACACATTAACTTTTCAACGTAATACCCcataaaagaaaaattacgCCAGGGAAAATAGATGGAAATACGAATATGCCATGAACTCATATCTCCTCGACGAAATGTCAGATTTAGATGTCATATTTGCGATTGAAAGTCTAGGCCTGAAAGTCTAGGCCAATGCTTCGTCATCAAATGCATTACATCCCTGCGTCTCCTCTCATAAAACTATCTACTAGATCTATAAACGAACGTGTGGTATCATCAAAGCTAAAAGTAACCGATTCGCCTCCAAGTATATGTATGAAAGGGTATCTATAattagagaaaaaaaggaaaaaaaaaaaggaaaaaaaaaagccgttGCACCAATGCCGTATAGAATGTGAagattttgcttttccaaGCACTGCGAATTTAGGGCCGGATTGATCAACCAAAAATAAGCATCGTTTCAGCACCGAAACCGGGCATTGGGTCTCGGTACTAGGTGTTTTGTATGTTGAACATCAACACTGTGTATAGCGAGTAGGATCAGGATCtccttggaagaagagaaacagtCAAATTAGGCATAGGCCGGCGTCCGAGATTTGCGCTCCTTGCGAACGGCCCATCCCTTGAGAGCTAGAACAAGAAGCTCCCACGCCATAAACAAGCCCGTCGCGCCCAGCACTATCGTGTAGAGGGGCATAGCATCGATCTTGTAATGGAGCATGCCTTTGACGGTATCGGCGCTCTGCTACAGTTAGTTTCCGCTCATATAAAGAAATGGACAAAATCGTTACACTTACACTATACATGAAAATAATACCACCGGCAATGAGGCCAAATGAAGCCAGAAGCTCAGTTGGCGGTCGCGATGGGTGAACcgactttggcggcttcaccCACATAATGACATATGTGAGCATTCGGGCACATGCAGCGCCAAACAGCAAATCGCCCCACTGCTTGTGAACCATGGTGCCAGTGCCTGTAGTCTGAGTGTGTCCGCCCATCATGAtgccgaggaagaggatgatgagagccGGAATGGGGTTGCTGGAGAACTCATAAGTCGCAGGAGGCTCAAGGGTTGCGCGCTCTTCATCGGACGGCTCGACTTGGTTGTCGATTGTCACCATTGTGTTTAGCAAGTCCCTCATTCGCGTGGATTCAACAAGTAAGCCGGCCTATCGCAGGGTCAGTAAGTAAGACTgccaaagagaaggagatgcAGTTAATCGCATTCGGGTGACGCTTACCGAACCACCTCCAAGGAAAAGAACGGTGATGGAGAGATGCTCCAGATCGCTGGGCCTCCAGACGCCATCTCGGCTGCCCAGGTGTTCCAAAAAGATGTTTGTGGCGCCGTAAAAGGTAATGAGGCCGCTCTCGACGAATTCTGCAGACGGAGCCCAGCGCtggccagctcttctctgGCGACGCAGATTCCATGACCAGCCCGACTCGTAGAAGCTTCCCGCCCAGCGACCCAGAGTCAGGAGACccatccagaagaagatgcctcCCTTGATCCAGTGAGCAAGTCCACTGAAAATCGCAGAGCCCTcctaagaagaaaagatcagTATTTGTTTCTCAgggaagaataaaaagggcACAACGCACAAAAAGTCGTCCATAGGTGGCAATTCCAGAAGTATACGCGATAAAGCCAAAGGGCAGAATGATGCGGTCCACGACCTTGTATCCAAAGTCGATGTACTTCCAGACCTTGGAAGACAAGACCTTGATTGCCATCAACGTCGTCTTGCTCTGCGGCTTCGCCTCGGGCATGGGCATGATCGGGCCATCGAaatcatcctcctcgtccagctccttgtTGAACGTGGACATGGGCTGGTGCTCATGGTCGCCGAGCGTCGAGATGGAGTTGCTGCGCAGAGACTCGGTGGTCGGCTCAGAGCCCTGGCCGCTGTCGTTGGACAGGCGATCGCCGTAGTAGGTGCCCCTAGCCTCCGGGGCGTCTGTGGGCAGCGGGATGAAGGAGCGGCGCTCTTCGGCTAGCTCGCTGTCGGCGCCCTTGAGGGCCCCGCCCACGCGCCGGAGCAGGCTGACCACGACCTGCGCCGAGATGACCCAGGTAATGATCCAGCCAATGCGGTGGTGGGCGTTGTTTGGGAACAGATCCGGCGTCGAGGCGTTGTAGATGGTGCCCAGGATCAGGCCCAGCGCATTGGTGCCCAGGAAGACAAACTGCGCGGGCAGGACGTAGCGGGACTTGGCCAGCGACAAGAAGACGGCTTAAACAAGGTCGTGTTAGCACAGACTCTGCGTTTCTGAGAGCTCCATCGGCGGGGGCCAGGCGCAAGATATGACATACCAACGGGCAGCAACATCACCCAGGCCAGTGTCATGAGTGCAATGTGGGCAAGCATGAGCTGGCGGTGCTCCGGATGCGCAAAGTAGGTGGGAGGATACTCGGTGTCGTCTGGCGGAGCgtcgtccatctccatctcgcctccatggcggcggccattGGCAGCTATCACGGGAAGCGCAAAGCTCAAGCCAAGCACCGCAATGCCGGCGAGTCTACTGCCGAACGCAGCTGATTTCATGGGTGTAGCTGGCTGTACAGCTCGTTGTTCTCTCCAACGATATTAAAGGAGTATAGGATCTAGGAACGAGAGACGGAGAGTCGTTTCGTTTAAGCGGCAGCGCCGTGTGATGCGAAAGCTTTACAATCAACCGACAGCAAAAAGCTCTGCGCGCGCAGAGACCTCAGGGTGACAATCAAGGCGTATAGACAAGATACATATATGGACCACCTCACTCAGCGACCAGAGCGAGATATGGCTTTTCGACGTGAGAAGAGAGTACGCAGACTGCTGCGACCAAGAGGAAGACGGTATACAAGAAAAACTTCAGCTTCATCTACACATGTCATAGGCGGGTGGGTGGCTGGCTTTTAAAAAGACGACTCGACGGCAGCTTAGACAAAGCCGCCCCATCCCGCCGCCAGCGGGACCTGAGCGGCATTGATCTCGGGCTGTGATTGACAATCGTCATATCGGCTGTCAAAGGTCGAGTTACCTTGGTTGTGGGCTGTTGCTGtcgctggaagatgaggtcGAGCTCCGAGGCTTCCGACGCTCGCGCCTTGCGTGTACTGCTACTTGGGGTGTAGATGCGGTCAGGAAGCGTTCCAGCCTGGCTGCCAAGCTACTAAGGTGGCAGAAGCTCAAGTGGacaaggcaagaaaaaaaaaagacacatCCCCACTAATGGATGCGCCGGGTGGGGTTTCTGTTTCCTCTTTGAGCGAATATCGGGACGGCTGATGGATTGATGTACTGCCGGGTCGCGCCTAAAGAAACTGCCCTCCACCTGTCCGAGGTGTAAGTGGTTGGGTGGTTGGCACGTCTTTTGCCTTGCCctagctgctgctgtagctACGAGATATCAGCTGTGAGTCAGTCCGGCTACGCTTGCCTGTCCTTGGCCATCACCTGGGAACTGATCTACTGCCATCCTTGGGCCCTCTAGTCCATCACATGTCTCTCCCGTGCAGcgactggctgctggccattggGCGCTGGAAGCTGAATGTGCCAAACAGAGCTTGAAAGCTGCGGAAATAggcaatggcggcggcaCCAGCTCCGGCGCAGTGCGATGACGCACTGTCCATGATTCCTGGAGAACCCTGGCGCGGCTCGGCTGCCTGCACGACGACAAGCGACTGCTACTGTACCATGATATGGACATCTTGGGTTTCGACCCGGCAGCGGTAGCAGTACCTAGTCGCAGCCTTGCTAGCGATAACACAAAGACCCAGGCCGATTCCTGGTGGCTTTTCACGCAGCTAGCACTGGTCGTTATTACGGAGCCGACCCGCCTTGAGTCGCAATGCAGAATCATGCAGCATCGCGATGCGCTTCATCGACATGTACCGGTACTCACAACTGAGGCCAGATCCAGGTGAGCTGGCCTCTCGGCGTCTCAGTGCTCGCATAGCATTACCGGCTCCTAGTACGAAATGCCACAACATTGGTTGGGTATGGTAGCCGAGATAGCGGCGCACGGAGTTGTCGCAACTGAACGCGTGTAAGTGAGGTTCATGTTCCAGCTAATACGCAAAGCGCAATACGCAATACGCATGAAGCGTGCACGTATGCCTCCTGTGGCGAGCAAGTATCCAAGACTTGATACTTTTCCTAGCTACCTAAGTAAGAAAAACTCCATCTCCACAGCTATAGTCCCCTTTAcatctcttttcttattcttctcacctctcttctctcttttttttttttctctcatcgCAGCTTTTATTCGCCGGTGATTCCGGAGCAGAAATCGGATAACGGAGCGCGACCATCGGCTGAGAACCCCACCAAACGCTGTGACGAAATGGCTGGATAGCTGCGAGCTCCCCACCTTCAGGCATCTTGGCGCGCTGGGATTCCGGGACTGATGTGCTGCATGTGGGTTTGGTTTATAAGAGAGgcacaaagaaaaaagaagaatttgCGACCCTTGCTGCCCACATCGGGTCATATGACGGCACTACCTACTAGGTAGGTGGTGTATTTTGTAATCTGTAACTTGTTCTTCTTATATGCTAAAGTAGTAGCAACTCCTCCtcttgcggctgctgctgcaaccgGTGAACTCCTATCCTTTCCTGTTTTCTCCTGGTGTCATCACCCACTGGCCGAGCATCGGAAGCAAAAGGCATCAAATCAATACCTGTGCAATAGCCTTCTAGTGCCCTCGGCTGTATCTCAGCCAAGCCAGATACTCTATTGCTTATTCGGCCTACTACGCAGCGGGTGAGAAAAACGGTTTGCGCCCAGATGCTAGTCTAGCTGGTGACGGCTGATTAAACGATCTCACAGCTACGCCGCCaccttcattcttctcttccttacATATTAACTACCCCTCCAACCCACATGTTTTCTGCTCCTCTCGTTCGTTTTCGACTACCTATTCCGTACCTtgcttgtcttgtcttgtcctGTCTGCTTACTGTATCCCTCCGCACGTCTCTTTCTCCGCTCTTGCAGCCTGAAAATCCTTCTTCAACCCACTGCCGGGAT is a window encoding:
- a CDS encoding uncharacterized protein (EggNog:ENOG41~TransMembrane:11 (n10-22c26/27o62-84i96-115o127-145i271-291o303-322i343-360o380-399i441-458o470-490i502-520o540-560i)~SECRETED:SignalP(1-26)), with protein sequence MKSAAFGSRLAGIAVLGLSFALPVIAANGRRHGGEMEMDDAPPDDTEYPPTYFAHPEHRQLMLAHIALMTLAWVMLLPVAVFLSLAKSRYVLPAQFVFLGTNALGLILGTIYNASTPDLFPNNAHHRIGWIITWVISAQVVVSLLRRVGGALKGADSELAEERRSFIPLPTDAPEARGTYYGDRLSNDSGQGSEPTTESLRSNSISTLGDHEHQPMSTFNKELDEEDDFDGPIMPMPEAKPQSKTTLMAIKVLSSKVWKYIDFGYKVVDRIILPFGFIAYTSGIATYGRLFEGSAIFSGLAHWIKGGIFFWMGLLTLGRWAGSFYESGWSWNLRRQRRAGQRWAPSAEFVESGLITFYGATNIFLEHLGSRDGVWRPSDLEHLSITVLFLGGGSAGLLVESTRMRDLLNTMVTIDNQVEPSDEERATLEPPATYEFSSNPIPALIILFLGIMMGGHTQTTGTGTMVHKQWGDLLFGAACARMLTYVIMWVKPPKSVHPSRPPTELLASFGLIAGGIIFMYSSADTVKGMLHYKIDAMPLYTIVLGATGLFMAWELLVLALKGWAVRKERKSRTPAYA